From the Ammospiza caudacuta isolate bAmmCau1 chromosome 24, bAmmCau1.pri, whole genome shotgun sequence genome, one window contains:
- the LYZ gene encoding lysozyme C, with amino-acid sequence MSKSTLFLGFLLVFLSLALPGTQGKIIPRCEMVKILRRNGFQGFEGTTVADWMCLVKYESDYNTKAYNNNGPSRDYGIFQINSKYWCNDGRTPGSKNACHISCSKLQDDNIEDDIRCAKKIAREAHGLSPWYGWKNHCRGRDLSSFVRGC; translated from the exons ATGAGCAAGTCAACGCTCTTCCttggttttcttcttgttttccttagcctggctctgccaggcACCCAGGGAAAAATAATTCCCAGATGTGAGATGGTGAAGATCCTACGTCGGAATGGCTTTCAAGGCTTTGAGGGCACAACTGTTGCTGACT ggatgtgCCTGGTGAAATATGAGAGTGATTATAACACAAAAGCATACAATAACAATGGTCCAAGCAGGGACTATGGCATCTTCCAGATCAACAGCAAGTACTGGTGCAATGATGGCAGGACCCCTGGCTCCAAGAATGCCTGCCACATCAGTTGCTCAA AACTGCAAGATGATAACATTGAGGATGACATTCGGTGTGCCAAGAAGATTGCCCGGGAGGCTCATGGCCTCAGCCCCTG GTATGGCTGGAAAAACCATTGCCGGGGCAGAGACCTGAGTTCCTTTGTCAGGGGCTGCTAA